A stretch of DNA from Gemmatimonadota bacterium:
GCTCGAGAGCGGGCCGGCCGGATCGATTTCGATCTGGAGGCCAAGGGTCAGCTGACCCGGAGGGGCATAATCGCCCGCGAGATGATAAGTCGACATGCCGCACGAGATGGAGAAAACGGGTGACCCGGACACCGGACCATAAGCTAATCGCGGAGGAGCAGTTTTCCTCGCACCGTGATTTGTTCCGCTCGGTAGATTGAGCCACCGCTGGTCGAAGTGTCCGGCTATGCCACCTTCGTGATCGCGTTGATCCTCGGGCGGGTCTCCGATATCTATGCGGCCGCGTTCCTGACCCTGGCCATCGGGATCGGGATCGGGATCGGGATCGGGATCGGGCTCTCCATTACCGCGGTGGCCCTTGAGGAGATGGGGTTCCGCCGCTATCCCAAGCGGAAGGACCTCTATCGGTTGATCGGCCTGGCGGTCATCGAGAACTTCGGATACCGCCAGCTGACGACCTATTGGCGGCTTCGCGGGATGGTCAACCTGCTCCAGAAGAAACACAGTTGGGGCACCATGGAACGCCGCGGCTTTGGGCCGCCCCAGCCGCCTCCCTGACCCGGCTAGCCTCACGGTCCTTTCACGTAGCCTCGGTAGATTTAGGGATTACCTTTCCGGCCTGATGGAGATCCTTCGGTGACTCAGACGTTCCGCTACTGCCCGTCCTGCGGGGCTCCGCTCCAGGGGCGGTTCTGCAGCGCGTGCGGCACGGCCGCTGACGCCCCCCATTCGGCCCGGCCCGCGGGTGGCCGGAATACCGTCCCCTACGTGTTGGGCGCGGCGTTGGTCGTTGCGTTGCTGGGCTCGGTGTTCTGGTCCAATCGGGACCAAACGCCCCCCCCGCCCTTGCCAGTCCAGGCCACCGGTGGACCGGAGGCCGGAACCCCTCCCGACCTTAGCGCCATGACCACCCGGGAGCGGTTCGACCGGCTCTTTGAGCGGATCATGCGGGCTAGCGAAGGCGGCGATTCGGCCACCGTCAGGACCTTCTCCCCGATGGCGTTCGCCGCCTACGGGATGCTCGAGGCCGTCGACGCCGATGCCCGGTTTCACGCCGCCATGCTTCGAATTGCCACCGGGGACGCTGCCGGGGCCGCCGCCTTGGCCGATACCATTGGCAGCCAGCAGCCCGGCCACTTGTTCGCCCCCTTGATTCGGGGCTCGGTGGCCCGGCTCCGGCGGGACCCCGCCGCCGCCGCCGCCGCGCACCGGGAATTTCTGGCGGCCTACCCGGCCCAGATCGCCCTCACCCGCCCCGAGTACACGGGCCACCAGAACCTGCTCGACAACTTTCTCAAAGAAGCCAAACCATGACACTCCTGGGCCAATTTGCGCTCTGGATGGCATTCCTGCTCTCGATCTACGTGGCAGCCTTCGCCTTCATTCCCAGTTGGCGCCAACGTCCCGACGCCGGGGTCGTCGTCGAACGGTCGAGCTACGCGATCGCGATCGTCCTCTGGGTAGCGGCGGTGTCGCTCTGGAAGGCCCTCTTCGCGCACGACTTCAATGTCGAGTACGTCGCGTCGTACACCTCGCGAAACTTGCCCGACTACTACGTCTTTGCCGCGCTGTGGGCGGGCCAGAAGGGATCGCTGCTGTTTTGGGCCTTGGTCTTGGCGAGTTTCGGAGCGATTGCGCAGGCCGTCACCAGTCGCCGGTACGCCGTGCTCCTGCCGACCGTCGGAGGCGTCACCAGCACAGTCGTCCTGTTCTTCCTGGCCGTGATGCTGCTGTCGGGGAGCGCCAACCCGTTCGAACGGCTCGCCTTCACGCCGGCCGACGGCAACGGACTCAATCCTCAGCTCCAAAATCCCGGGATGGTCATCCACCCGCCGCTCCTCTACCTCGGCTACATCAGCATCACCATTCCGTTTGCCTTCGCGATCGCCGCGCTGGTGACCGGCCGAGTCGATACTGGATGGATCCACGCAATCCGGCGCTGGACCCTGCTTTCCTGGCTCTTCCTGTCGGCCGGGATCACCTTGGGAATGTGGTGGGCCTACGTCGAGCT
This window harbors:
- a CDS encoding zinc ribbon domain-containing protein, whose amino-acid sequence is MTQTFRYCPSCGAPLQGRFCSACGTAADAPHSARPAGGRNTVPYVLGAALVVALLGSVFWSNRDQTPPPPLPVQATGGPEAGTPPDLSAMTTRERFDRLFERIMRASEGGDSATVRTFSPMAFAAYGMLEAVDADARFHAAMLRIATGDAAGAAALADTIGSQQPGHLFAPLIRGSVARLRRDPAAAAAAHREFLAAYPAQIALTRPEYTGHQNLLDNFLKEAKP